CGTCCCATCTGTATCACTGAACCCTGGGGGCGAAGCCCTTTGTGCACAGCCTCCTCATTCGAAGGTGCTGTCTGGTGGGTGGGTCTAGTTTgaaggatggaggatggaggAAGTTGGCTTCCAGGGGTTCGGAGGACCTCTCCTGAGTTACCTGCCTCCTGAGTGTCCCTCACCTCAGGGAAAGCCACCATGGCTGCTTGGTGGGCAGCCAAGCGAGCGCATGACTGGCCCCACTGCCTGGGGTCTGGCTATCCTTGGATCTGAACACACAAAGGCCTGAGTCATGAGCCATCTGTCCTCGGGGTCAGGCGGTTGCCACTTCCTCCAGCCGCAGTAGTCACTGTCCCCTTGTTGTGCATCCTGGGGTGCAGGGCGGCAGACATGATCTCATCCTCTCTTAAGCATGAATGGAGGGGCCTTGCCCTCCACCGGAGGGGGGAGACACACCGCAGGGAAAGACGGGAAGTGAGCCCTTCTTTATGCTGACTGCCTCCCGGGCCGTCTCCTCTTGTCTCCACGACACCCACAGGCCGTATTTTCAGGCCCATTTCACCGATGTGGATGGAGGTCAAAGGTCGGACCCAGATTTGAGGGTCGGCCTGTGTGATGACTGGGCCAGCGGCTGCTCTGGAGCGgtcagcatcacctggggagCTTGCTGAGGGTCCTGAGTCCCTCCTCAGGAGTGGTCCGAATCACTGCATAGGGGTGGGGCTTGGGAATCTGCACTTTGGCCTCTGGCCGGAGGAGCCTGTTGTCTCCCTGCAGGAGCCACCCCCTCACGTCTTGCTGCTTTCAGCAGCATCAGAGGTGGCAGCAGTCGGGTCGGGAGCGTGGAGGGTCTTCCTGGGGACCAGGTGTGAGATCGGTGGTCGGGGGTGTCTTTGCAGTGCTCGGCGTGGGACAGGGACGCAGGCTCCTCACGGACATGTACAATGCTCATCTCACCAAGGTATGGGGCCTGGGGCAGCCCGCGGAGCCCTGAGTCCTGCCCTGCGGGCCGGGCGTCATCCTCAGCTGAGAAGGTTCTGCGGGAACATGATTTTTTTCGTGTCCACGTACTAGAGGAGACTGTTCGTCATCATAATGTGATAGCAGGGACTGGCATTACCCTATGCCCACAATTCCCGTGCCCAATCCTCGCGACTTCTCTGTGGGTCctgttgttaacaccactttacaCAGACTACTGCCGCTCGGAGAGGGGACATGGTATGCCCAGGGCCAGGTAGCCCGTAATaggcagagctgggatttgaacctggATCTTCTCCAACCCTAGAGCCTCGTCCTGATTCTACTCTGCTCTCTCTCAAGACTGCCCGGGCCCTCAGTGAGCTAGCTGTCCATGGTGGGGCCACGGAATTGGGTTCCAGGTAGCCCGTGCAGAGGCGCCACGTCAGAGGGCCTGTGGTCCTGGGAGCACAGATTGTGGGGCCAAATGGAGTTCAAAACCTCGCTTCTACCACTCCGCTGCCTGAGTGCCCTTCAGTGGATTCCTTAACGTTTCCAACATGGGAATCCTGGCAGTACCTCCTTACATGGGTGCTGAGCTCGAATGTAAAGTGCCGGACACAATCCCTGGTGCATAAATAGCAAACTCCCTCCCGTGGAGGCATTGCTGACAGAGTAGGCGGAaagtggaaagccccgtctttcccccgaggggcagctggggggttcacactgctgaccgtgcagttcGCAGCCTGACTTGGAACCCgacgtgccacctgggctcctctgaCGGACAGCCACTGCCGTCGTCTTTGTCATCGTCCCTGCGACCGGGTGACAGAGCAATTAGCCCCACGGGGGAGGAGGACCTCAGCCATGTTCATGAGATGAGGAAATGCTGATGGGACATCCTGGCTGGCGTGCAGTAGTGGTCAGATTTGCCTGGAGTGTCTCCTGTGGATTGGCCCTGTCCTCGTTCCCTGGTCCCAGAGGAGGGCTAAGATGCAGAGAGGCCTGGCGAGCTGTCCACGGCCATCCAGCAGAGCCAGTGCCCTTCCCTAGTCAGCAGTGGGGCTGAGGCagctgggcagggcaggggccaCGTGTGTGAACTCCCCTAGAGGAGCGTTGAGggccccaccttcccttctaaGTGGACGGCGTAGAGTGAGTCGGGGAGCCTCCTAGCCTCAGGCCTCGCGCGCTCCGCAGAGGTAAGACTCCGAGTGGGAAATGGACCGGACCTTGCCCTTCCTGTCCTCCCAGGATTACACGGTGCGGGGCCTCCTGGGCAGAGCCACAGACGACTTCAGTGCAGATGGAAAGCTGGTGGAGAAGACGACGTTTGGTGAGAGCCCAGGGGAGCCATGGCAGCGGGAGGCTCCACAGACTGCTTTCCCTGGATTGCCTCCCCGCCCCACTGGGCCACCTCGCAGTGACTCAGACCCAACAGGCTCGGGCTGGCTGTATGGATGGGGCTTTGGGCCCATCGTGCTTTCTCCCAGGAACACCCTGTCTGTGCTCCCTTCCCGGGGGAACTCGCGCTAGCCCCCGGAGGACATCAGGCCCTTCCTGCCTGCACCGTCAGAATGGGCAGTCTCCAGCAGTTAGTCTGTGATACCATCGGGTCTCAATACTTACCAACCACACATCTGCAAATTCTGCATTTGTCAATTTGCCTACCGTACTGGAATTTATCTGTAGCTCCCCAAACCAATACCGGTGCTGCTTTAGCAGGCAGGGGCAGGTATGGAGCAATGAGCAATCCGAGGGGCCCTGCGCATCTGTTCCCGGCTGAGATCAAGCAAGACTGGCTTGCTGTTTTCAAATTCTGCGTTCAGAGGACATTGTCGGGCACACCAGGAAACAAACCAatgaactaaacccactgccaccaagttgactctgactcagtgaTCGTATATGTCATAGAAAAAAATAATGGCCCAGTGCCCCTGGTAACTAGTCATTCCAGGGCCAAGTGGGGGTGCCTGCTCTTGCAGCCCCCCGGGCTGTTCAGTGCTCCCCGGGAGGCGGCATCACTGCACCCCGTTGGGAAGGGCGTTAACTATTGAAGTAAGCGTTCACTTGTATCCATGTCCCCTCTGGACTGTGGCCAGTGGGAGCCAGCACTGCACTCAGCACCGGAAGGGGACGTGGGAGGTGGTGCTTAGGAGATGCTGAACGAGAGAAGTGGCCCTTTTTCTTTTGTCACTCCCCACGAGCCAAGACTTTCCGTAGTGTCTGTTGTGTTGGCTCATTACCCTGGTGCTTTGTGAGCACCAGCTATGTGCCAGGATCTGGGGACCACAGGGAAAGCCAGATGGGTTCCCAACTTCAGTGACTTCACAGTACACACGTTTTCTGTCGGAGTGGGAGAAAGAGAGCAGAGCACCACTCTGTGTGTTACATTgccatgggtgggtgggtgggtgtcaacAGCCCAAAGAAACATCTGGACACAGCTTTCCCTTTCAGTCCTCCTGGGAGTAAGGGAGCCAGACTTGGAGAGGGCAGCAGTGATCTGAAACTTCAGCGGAGGGTCACGCAGCGATCGTGTCATTGCCACTCACGAGATGCAGGGACAGAGTGGCAGAAGCCCGGCCCCCAGAGGAGGCAGAGCTGGGGCCGGGCTGGTCACCAGTCACGAGGGGAGGGGACACATTCAGGGGTTGTGAGCGGAGCCCGACAGGAGGCCTGAGCCCTCCAGGCCTGCGAGTGCTCCAGACCTCTGGCTCCGGCACCCGCTCCACCTGGGCACGTATTGTGAAAGTCCCGACAGGTTTGCTGCTGCCCTCTGTGTAGGGCACAGACTCCCAGGGCCCCCCTCTCCTGGGTGCTGGCTTGCGCATTGGGACACAGGGCCCTGACCTGTGAGACCCCAGCCTGGTGCTCAGGACGCCTGCCGAGGCAGCTTGGGCGCTGTCCCTCACCTTTTGGGGGCCCCTCCTTCAGAAGGGAAAGCGCTTCCCCGGATCCTTCAGGTGACCCGTGAGGCTCTGCAGCGTGTCCTCAGAATGTTGAGCTCCTGGGTGTCTCCCTGAGAAGAGGCCCCAGGGCTTCATATTGTTTTCAGGGGGCTCTGAACCATGTGTGTGGGAGCCTGGGGCAGGGGGCATCCTGGTGACCCCTTCGGCTTCTAAGAACGGGGCATTTGGGCAAAGGGCAGTTGCTAGTTTGCCCGTTCTTGGCGGGAGCTTGTGTGCTGATGGGCCCCTGACTTTTCCAGACCacgtgaccagagagaagctggaCCGGATCCTGGCAATGATCCAAGGCTCCCATCAGAAGGCCCTGGTGACGTAAGTGGCCCTGGGACACCTCCCCGGAGGGCCTCTCCAGGCTGGCCCACCCTGGGGCAGATCCCATGGAGCGGCATTTTCTTTGTCAATATCATCTTGAGTTGAAAGTTCCTTACTGGCCCTGCCTCCACATAAGTAGCGGCCACCAGGGGAAGAGGGGTGAAGGGGGGCATCCGTTGGGGGCAGTTGGGTTGTCTCCACACCACACCATTGATACACGGTGCTAACAGCACAGACTCACTGTTGCGGTTAGAAGTCGGCAGCCTGGCGAGGGGAAGGAATGGGGATGTTGTTAAAAAAACCCAGACCCTCCCAAACTCAGGGGAACTCAGAAGAGCAGGCATAGTTTGGGAAGGCTGGACCGTCAGgtgtgggggggtggaggaaggttTGAGGGGTGGGGCCCCCACTCTCTGGTCTGGCAGGAAAGGGGCAGGCTGCTGTGTGTGTATCCTCCGCGCCTACCCCCGCCCTGCCCCAACAGGCCCCTTTTTAGAATCTGAAACTACACACCAATGCACCCATCCCTCCCACAGCCAACAGAATTGCTTCTGGGTGCCAGGTCGTCTGCCAGCCACTGGAGAGGCTGAGCAGTGGGGACAAAGGGCCCCAGCTGCCCTCCTCGGGACTATGGAGTCTATCGGTGGAGAATCCCTGGTCAGCCCAGTTCAGAGCTGTGGGGCCGGGGCCGGAGGTAGAGTGTACCCAGTGGCTAGATGTTGCACTCTGGGGCCGGCCTGCCCGGGATTCCTGCCACTTACCTGGTCTGAAACAGCCCCCACGCCCTGGGCATGTGCTGGGCACTCCAGAGGACCAGATGGGTATGGAGCAGATGACATCAGTCCAGCCGCCCCAGTCAGAGCAGTACCTGAGGGGGGACTCTCTTGGGAGCATCGGTCTAGTGGCTGCGGTCAGGGAGTGTTCTTCCCAGGTGTCCGACAGGAGAGTGGGTTCAAAGCTGAGGCAGCGCCCAGCACGCAGGGGGTGCCTCCGCAGGAGGGCACGGAGGGAAGGGGACGGGATGGGCGAGGGCCGTGGGAGCCAGGGACAGGTCTGAAACATCCAGTGAACGGTGGACCTGTCTCTCGGGCCTGTGTGCAGAGCAGACTAGCGGCAGGGAGTAAGCCAACTGTGGACAGGACCCTGGTGACCAGGGCAGCGCGGAGCAGGAGTGGGCAGGATGGTGTGGGGGCAGTGAGAGGAAGAGGCTGGGCCACTGGACATCAGCCTGGAGGCAGAACCCAGCTAGGGGGAAGAGGCTAGGCTTGCTATGCGTTGGATTGAAAGGTGCTGTGGGGGGTCTGGCCGTGACTGAAATGCCAAAGCCTAGAGTGGGAGGTAGAGGCTCTGGAGTTGTCAGCACGGGGCTACTGTTGAAGCCAAGGCAGGCGTGCTGCGGGAAGAGAGAGCCTGCATTTATTTGCAGGGGACAGGGGACCTGGGGCGGTGGTGGGCAGAGTCTGGCTGCTACAGAAGCAGTGAGAGGAGCCAGGGACCTGAAAAGCGAACAAAGAGCCTTGGAAGTAATAGAATTGCAGGTGTAATAGagttggatgatgtaagatatggcaaaaaataatattaaataaatatagaatagaacaataagggttcctgggggggagtgggggggaggatTAAGGGGAGCCGCTATCAAAGAGATCAAGAACAAAGAAAACGTTTTAAAATTGACGGTGGCAGCAAGTGTGCAATTATGCTTgacctaattgaattatggaatgttggaatatctgcaagagctcccaataaaatgatgaagaaGAAAGCAAGAAATAAGTGCCATCTTTCGGGAGCAGGGCCAGCtcagcacccctccccccccatactTTCTCATGGCTGAGTGTCCCTCCCGATCCCCAGGTACTCTAACCTCGACCTGAAGACCCAGGAGGCCTACGAGATGGCTGTGAGCGGCTTCATCCGGCCCATGAACAAGTCCCCCATGCTGATCACCAGCATCCGGTGCCTCCACTTTGCGCCTCCCGAATTCCTCTTAGGTGGGTGGCTTCCAGACATTGGAGCAGTGTGAGGGGGCTCCCGGGCTTGGGGAGTCACCAGGGAAAAGGCTGTTCCTCTCTGGCTCGGCCACGAGGCAGCATGGACTAGCCTGGGCTCTGCTCGCCAAGGCGTCAGGAGCTGACTTCCTTCTGAGCCCTGGGCCTGGACCGGGCTGATCACAGAGCATAGGAAACCAGTGCTCCCCTGCTTCCTGCCAAGTCACCCTTTGGAGCCAGGCCTTCACAAGCAAAGGTGACATATGTGTAGTGGTCCATTTCAAGAGCTAACCAGTGTTTCGAGTTGTCACGGGACCATCAGCCTCCGCCAGTCTTCCTCCAACCGGTCCCCGTTATCCTTTGTCTTGTCTGTCTGCTCCCCCAGCCCTCGGCTGCTGGTCATATTAACAAGAGGGCCTTTTCTGCAGCACAGCCAATGCCCCGCCCCTTCTGTGAATCATCTCTTGGATTCTCCACAGCCACCCCATTTTTCAGATGGCCATCAGTGTGTGTCTGTCTTTGTGTCCCGGCAGAGGTTCAGTGCATGCATGAGACTCAGAAGCAGCTCCGGAAGCTGGTGCATGAGATCGGCCTGGAGCTAAAGAGCACCGCAGTCTGCTCCCAAGTGCGGCGCACGAGAGACGGCTTCTTCACCCTGGACGATGCTCTGCTGAGGACTCAGTGGGACATACACAGCATCCAGGATGCCATCTGGGCCGCAGCCCCCCGGGTGGCAATGGAGCTTGAGAAGAGTGTGAAGGTACCCGGCAGCTCCTCTTTCTAGCCCAGCCCTGAGGCCCCACAGGGCCCCACTCTGCCTGGGGCCACAGCCCCGGGAGGGCAGCGAGTGAGGCCCTGTTTGTGACCCGGCGCTCACAGCTGTGCAGAAAGTGAGTGAGAGGAGCGGCGCTTTCCTACGGGTGCCGTGAAACTTGGGGGCTGTGAGACGAAGGATGGAGAGAGCTGCCACACACCTCCTCAGCCAGGTGTTAGAACTTCTGTTGCAGCCTTGTTGGAAATGGACTTCACCTGGGGGGCAGTCTCCTGATAACCCTGTGACTCCGGTCTCATGATGAGAAAAACAGCTATGGACTCCCCCGTCACGCTCATCCAAACCCAGGGACATCTGAGAAACCGCCCCCGCCCAGAGTTGGGTGGGCGTCTGCAAGGACATGCTGATGCATGGTGTAAGCTGGTGTCCTGAGGCAGCCTGGCACAGAGACTGGGCATTGGGTCAAACGAAGGCCCTCTGAATAAAGTCGGGACTTGGCTAAACAATAGCATAGtccttgttattgttgctgtgtgctgtggagtccatatgagcccatatgtccgatgccaatttacaaattcctcttcagactcatacaacacatgcaaggacgccaaatgcaggaagatcacaggccattgggtggaaagtcttgtggatccagtggcagtggaagcatctcagcgctggcaggagtctccatgtggctctagtgtagctccatgtttcttgtcCATAGGGATGTCTCCAGGGAATGAGCATGtatcccgcctccagcaagccatTTCTCTCCTTAGTGTCTCCGTAGGGGACATcgagctgcagcctgattgacaggctagactccacccctctactGCAGCCCCAAAGTaataacagattatataactgcttCATGGGATTTTGCACGCTTTTTTTTTCTCAAGGGAGAAGTCTTGGCTTCAGGCCCATTTCTCTTACATATGTTTAAAGTCTTAACAGCTCTGTttacatacaacacacacacagttcaGTAGTTGAAGCATACTCAAAAGAGCCGTGCAGTCCTCCCATAATCAACTTCAGAACATTCCTTCTGCCATGTGCTCGTGAGCGCTAGGCTGTGATCCTGACTCGGGAGCAGACTCTGTGCCAGGCATTACTGCAGCCACTGCGCAGGTTTAAGCCCACCAACCTTTTGATTcagagctgagtgcttaaccattgcaacaCCAGGGCTCTAAGTATCAGCAGAACctgaactcactaccatcgaggtgattccaactcagtgaccctctcAGACAGGATagcactgccctggtgagtttcaaagactacaactctgggagcagaaagcctcatccttctctcttggagcggcaggtggtttcgaactgctgaccttgcagttggcagccaactggaaccactccgccaccagagctcctttgtgtATCGTTATTGGTTCATTAGTGATAGCCACTGTTTCATAGCCATGCGAGATATTATCAGAGGAGGCCTGGGACAGGCCTGGGAACTCTACTAGGACCACAAGTTTCCAGGGCATCTAAAATCCCTCTGGAAATGGCCCCCTGGGGTGAAAAGCAGTCTAGCCCAGCccttggattctgactcagtagaTCTGGACGGCAACCCACAAATCTACATTTGAGCAAGTTCTCCTTCAAGGAGAACCTTAGAGGCAGGGTCCCACAAGACACCAACCAGGACTAATGGTGGTGACTCTGAGAAGCCATCTGGTGGGGAGGAGTCAGACCGCCCCCTGGACGTGCCAGTGCTCCCCAGAGGACAGAACAGGCCCCTTACttctctccacctcctcctcttccccagcCATTGAAACAACAGAACCAGACTGCTCGGAGTTGATGGGGCAGGTGGGATCCTGTGGTTAGTACGTGCCCCTCCAGGAGCTCtttggtgggtgggtgaggggccaGAGCTGCTCATAGCGTCCCCTGGTGCCATGCTGGGTGGGCAGGACCTAGGGAATCTAGCTGTTCTACGCCAGGACTTTGACCAAACTTTATTTGATTGCACCGTGCAAAAGTATATCTGAGTCCCGTTTAGAACTTGACACTTGGCCCTCAGGTTATACAGGGGCCTGCCCTTCACCCGCCAGCTCCATGCCTGGGCGCCCGGAATGGGCATCTTGATCTTTCATTCAGGACTGTGATGTGTGCTGTCCAGAcctactgagtcagaatccaagggctggggctagaCCACTTGGACAAGTGACTGGATATGGTGAGCCTTCGTGTCCCATAGAAGTGACAGGACAAGCCCTGGAGCAGCAGGCCAGTGCCCACAGAGAGCTCACCTGGCACCGGGCCCTGGGTGAAGCGCTGTTAAGCTACCTGCCCTCACTTGCAAAATCCTTAATCCTCGTGTCCGTGGTGACTCAGAGGCAGTATGGCTGACGCTATTGTACTGAGGTGTGAGGAGGGCAAGTAGAGTGCAGAGACAAAGATCAGGCCATGCTGGCCGCACTCCGCACCATTGGGCACTCCTGCCTCTGCTGCTTTTCCTGTGGTGCTGGTTACTAATATTAGCATTGATAGTACAGTCGTGTGCCCTCCAAAACAACAACCACCAACCTCGCGTCTCATTGAGGAGTAGCCTTCCAGCGAGGTCTCTACATGGTTAAGTTGTTGAATTCAAATTTCACGGGGATGGGAGTGGGAGAAGGGCTCACCCCACTTACCATGAAATCCCCAGGcctgataggctggatgaataatctggaggagaaaacaagaggactgacagttccggggggccaTTGGagaggggggcgtggggggaaaggaagtgatgataacaaacccagggacaagggaacaataagtgatccaaatccgtggtgagtagggtgtaggaggcctggtagggcgtgatcaagggtaatataatgaagaggaatgactgaaactcaaatgaagaatgagcatgatagtgggacaagaggaaagtcaagggaaatagaggagagagctgggaggtaaagggcatttatagaggtctaaataaaggcatgtacatatgtaaatatatttatacacgagAATAGGgaaatttatgtgcatatatttataggtttagtattaaggtagcagatggacattgggcctccactcaagtactccctcaatgcaagaatactttgttctattaaactgacattctatgatgctcaccttcccgacaatcacttaagacaaagcgggtgaataagcaaatgtgaagaaagctgatggtgcctggctatcaaaagataaagtgtctgggatagggggaagttggggggtaaggaagtggtgttaacaaacacagggataagggaacaacatgggacccaaaatggtagtgaggggggagtggcaggcctggtagggaatgatcaagggtaaggttatataaagaagaggtatagctgtaacccaggtggggacggagcatggtagtagggcaggaggaaagtcaagggagatggaggaaagagctaggagtcaaagggcatttatagaggtctagacaaagacatgtacatgcaaatatatatatgaggatagggaaatagatctatgtgtctatatatatattttttttaatgtgtctatatttataggtttagtattaaggtggcggaaggaccttgggcctctactcaagcactccctcaatgcatgaatactttcttttattaaattggcactctacgatgctcaccctcccgacacaactgctgaagccaaagcgggtgaacaagtaaatgtggtgaagaaagctgatggtgaccggctatcaaaagatatagcgtctggggtcttaaaggctaccatgattcgaattctaccttgcaggactggatagggcagaggttgtacactggtgcatatgggagctggaggcacagggaatccagggtgaatgataccttcaggaccaggggtgtgaggggagatactgggagagtagagggtgagtgagttggaaagggggaactgattacaaggatccacatgtgacctcctccctgggagacggacagcagagaaggggaggaagggagactctggatagggcaagatatgacaaaataacaatctataaattatcaagggctcatgagggaggggcgagcggggagggaggggaaaaaaaagaggacctgatgcaaagggcttaagtggagagcaaatgctttgaaaatgattagggcaaagaatgtatggatgtgctttagacaattgatgtatgtatatgtatggattgtgataagagttgtatgagcccctaataaaatgtaaaaaaaaatgataaagcgtctggggtcttaaaggtttgaaaataaacaagcagccatctaacccagaagcaataaagtccacatggaagaagtacaccagcctgagtaatcatgaggtgctgaagggatcagttaccaggcatcaaa
This window of the Tenrec ecaudatus isolate mTenEca1 chromosome 10, mTenEca1.hap1, whole genome shotgun sequence genome carries:
- the TRUB2 gene encoding pseudouridylate synthase TRUB2, mitochondrial, producing the protein MGSAGLARLHGLFATYKPPGLKWELLRNTVEMQLLKGLNAGPPPAPEQRVHFLLGPMEGSQEKELTLTASSVPSLINHPLVCGPQFTSLKVGVGHRLDANASGVLVLGVGQGRRLLTDMYNAHLTKDYTVRGLLGRATDDFSADGKLVEKTTFDHVTREKLDRILAMIQGSHQKALVTYSNLDLKTQEAYEMAVSGFIRPMNKSPMLITSIRCLHFAPPEFLLEVQCMHETQKQLRKLVHEIGLELKSTAVCSQVRRTRDGFFTLDDALLRTQWDIHSIQDAIWAAAPRVAMELEKSVKVPGSSSF